From a region of the Rhodococcus sp. 4CII genome:
- a CDS encoding SRPBCC family protein, which yields MITMPVVEHSVVIARPTPDVWSFLVSAENWPSWEASNVECEQITDGELGVGTRWRGVTRILGKRVEWVTEFVEYQPEKVATSKSVEGKIGFTATTKLEAVDGGTLFTYRVDTESGLGGVFGKLADPIVTKAYSRTVRASLDNLADLLTADG from the coding sequence ATGATCACAATGCCGGTTGTCGAGCACTCCGTCGTCATTGCCCGCCCCACACCCGATGTGTGGAGCTTTCTCGTGTCGGCGGAGAACTGGCCGTCGTGGGAAGCGTCGAATGTCGAATGCGAGCAGATCACCGACGGGGAGCTCGGAGTGGGTACCCGATGGCGCGGCGTCACCCGAATCCTGGGTAAGCGAGTCGAGTGGGTGACGGAATTTGTGGAGTACCAGCCGGAGAAGGTGGCCACGTCCAAATCGGTGGAGGGCAAGATCGGGTTCACCGCAACCACCAAGCTCGAGGCAGTCGACGGCGGCACCCTGTTCACCTACCGAGTCGACACCGAAAGCGGTCTCGGCGGGGTCTTCGGCAAGCTGGCGGACCCCATCGTCACGAAGGCGTACTCACGAACAGTCCGCGCGAGCCTGGATAACCTCGCCGACCTGCTTACCGCCGACGGCTGA
- a CDS encoding HAD family hydrolase, with product MAPQSPSSARAALFDVDGTLVDSNYLHVRAWQRAFREIGHDVDAWRVHRAIGLDSSLLLESLLGDDADSLGDRAKDLHMTYYLGARDSMRPLAGARELVRELHGRGVQVVLATSASEEELDVLREVLSVDSCIAHTTSAADVDRAKPDPGVIRAAMDRSSTSGETAVMVGDAVWDAEAASRAGVTFVGLLSGGISRAELEAAGAEAVFEDAQDLLDRLDSSPLARLLSL from the coding sequence ATGGCTCCGCAATCCCCGTCCTCCGCACGGGCAGCGCTGTTCGACGTCGACGGCACGCTGGTCGATTCCAATTATCTGCACGTGCGGGCGTGGCAACGGGCGTTCCGGGAGATCGGTCATGACGTGGACGCGTGGCGGGTACACCGCGCGATCGGCCTGGATTCATCGCTTTTGCTGGAATCGCTCCTCGGAGACGACGCGGACTCGCTCGGAGACCGGGCGAAGGATCTCCACATGACGTATTACCTCGGTGCGCGGGACAGCATGCGACCGCTCGCCGGGGCCCGGGAACTGGTCCGGGAACTGCACGGCCGCGGTGTACAGGTCGTCCTCGCCACCTCGGCCTCCGAGGAGGAGCTCGACGTATTGCGGGAGGTTCTCTCGGTCGACTCGTGCATCGCGCACACAACCTCCGCTGCGGACGTCGATCGCGCGAAACCGGATCCCGGAGTGATTCGCGCAGCAATGGATCGATCGTCCACGTCCGGCGAGACTGCGGTGATGGTGGGCGACGCGGTCTGGGATGCCGAGGCGGCGTCCCGGGCCGGTGTCACGTTCGTCGGCCTGCTCAGTGGCGGCATCTCCCGCGCCGAATTGGAAGCGGCTGGCGCGGAAGCCGTGTTCGAGGACGCACAGGACCTACTGGACCGCCTCGACTCCAGCCCCCTGGCGCGGTTGCTGAGCCTCTAA
- a CDS encoding cyclase family protein: protein MSVITDLLASISNEHIELIDLTAPLTDKTPVLALPEPFKNTLPFQLEVISRFDEDGPGWYWNNIHTGEHTGTHIDAPNHWITGRDGLDVSQVPLRSLIAPAVVLDVTDRVAQNPDFLLDVTDIEEWQRTHGAFPAGGWLLYRTGWSVRSGSSDDFLNADASGPHTPGFTAECARWLAEETDLVGVGVETVGTDAGQATALDPAFPCHHHLLGAGKLGLTQLQNLDHLPATGFALAVLPLPIVGGSGSPARVVALVEK, encoded by the coding sequence ATGTCAGTAATCACCGACCTTCTCGCGTCCATTTCGAACGAGCACATCGAATTGATCGATCTCACGGCACCGCTGACCGACAAGACGCCAGTATTAGCGTTGCCGGAACCGTTCAAGAACACCCTGCCCTTTCAGTTGGAGGTGATCAGTCGCTTCGACGAGGACGGGCCGGGCTGGTACTGGAATAACATCCACACCGGGGAGCACACCGGCACCCATATCGATGCACCGAACCACTGGATCACCGGACGCGACGGACTCGATGTCTCGCAGGTGCCGTTGCGCTCGCTGATCGCCCCGGCGGTCGTGCTCGATGTCACCGATCGGGTGGCGCAGAATCCGGACTTCCTGCTCGATGTCACCGACATCGAAGAATGGCAACGCACGCACGGTGCCTTTCCCGCCGGTGGTTGGCTCCTCTACCGCACCGGGTGGTCGGTCCGGTCGGGCAGCAGCGACGACTTCCTCAACGCCGACGCGTCCGGGCCGCACACGCCGGGATTCACCGCCGAGTGTGCACGCTGGCTCGCCGAAGAGACCGACCTGGTCGGAGTCGGCGTGGAAACGGTCGGCACCGACGCAGGTCAGGCGACCGCATTGGACCCGGCGTTCCCGTGCCATCACCATCTGCTCGGCGCGGGCAAGCTGGGGCTCACTCAACTGCAGAACCTCGATCACCTGCCGGCTACAGGGTTCGCGCTGGCTGTGCTGCCACTGCCCATCGTCGGTGGATCGGGCAGCCCGGCCCGCGTGGTCGCACTGGTCGAGAAGTAA
- a CDS encoding ANTAR domain-containing protein, whose amino-acid sequence MIEDTAESPLTPVPAPTRLIPRRRPDGRELLATAKGILIAARRCSDAQAFDELLDVSRRHHLTVVGAARTLVDLAAGSPSQRRAPDAVRFEEWEQLLAQLPPHPHAHAHAS is encoded by the coding sequence ATGATCGAGGACACCGCCGAATCACCGCTGACCCCCGTTCCCGCCCCCACTCGCCTGATTCCCCGACGGCGCCCTGATGGTCGCGAACTTCTCGCCACCGCGAAGGGCATCCTGATCGCAGCCCGCCGCTGCAGTGACGCCCAGGCGTTCGACGAACTCCTCGACGTATCCCGCCGTCATCACCTGACCGTGGTCGGTGCTGCCCGAACGCTGGTCGACCTCGCTGCCGGATCGCCGTCCCAACGGCGCGCACCTGACGCCGTCCGGTTCGAGGAATGGGAGCAGCTCCTCGCCCAACTTCCCCCGCATCCACACGCGCACGCGCACGCGAGCTGA
- a CDS encoding sugar phosphate isomerase/epimerase, which produces MASTGCIGRAKGDSSPNWITTAWPPENLDVLAYQWDDIAIPCRKELAAFARDHGVKLAVEACGGQLVHNVSTMLRLIDSVGDTVVGANRCSVEPPDWTPANV; this is translated from the coding sequence ATGGCTTCTACTGGGTGCATTGGACGCGCGAAAGGTGACAGCAGCCCCAACTGGATCACGACGGCGTGGCCCCCGGAGAACCTCGACGTCCTCGCCTACCAGTGGGACGACATCGCGATTCCCTGCCGGAAGGAACTTGCGGCGTTCGCCCGCGACCACGGCGTCAAGCTCGCGGTCGAAGCCTGCGGCGGCCAACTGGTCCACAACGTCTCGACGATGCTGCGGCTGATCGACAGCGTGGGCGACACCGTGGTGGGCGCGAACCGTTGCTCCGTCGAGCCACCCGACTGGACTCCCGCGAACGTCTGA
- a CDS encoding ester cyclase gives MPDHSRTSITVAPPKDVSNAQLVQWAFDRINAQDVDSLRNLWTVDTTVNFPTGTCHGSAEIAAYFDQVFAAVEDFAFDVVSIAESGNDVLVHWHLMGRHVGTFVGVAGTGRRIEFEGFDHFVIMDGKVVTNTVRYDQMEFARQIKLLPPDGSIADRALKAAFNTATRVVGIARRH, from the coding sequence ATGCCCGATCACAGCCGTACCTCGATCACTGTCGCGCCGCCGAAGGACGTTTCGAACGCTCAACTCGTCCAGTGGGCCTTCGACCGCATCAACGCCCAGGACGTCGACAGTCTGCGAAATTTGTGGACCGTCGATACCACCGTGAACTTCCCGACCGGGACATGTCACGGGTCCGCTGAGATCGCCGCCTACTTCGACCAAGTCTTCGCCGCCGTCGAAGACTTCGCGTTCGACGTCGTCTCGATCGCCGAGTCGGGCAACGACGTCCTCGTCCACTGGCACCTGATGGGACGGCACGTAGGCACCTTCGTCGGCGTCGCCGGCACCGGGCGGCGAATCGAGTTCGAGGGATTCGACCATTTCGTCATCATGGACGGGAAGGTCGTCACCAACACTGTGCGCTACGACCAAATGGAGTTCGCGCGCCAGATAAAGCTGCTACCGCCCGACGGATCGATCGCGGATCGCGCATTGAAGGCCGCCTTCAACACCGCAACGCGCGTCGTGGGCATCGCTCGCCGTCACTAG
- a CDS encoding NAD(P)/FAD-dependent oxidoreductase produces the protein MHNEVDAVIVGSGINGLVAASMLARSGWKVALLESNPEIGGFVGSGERTVPGYVHDTFSAWYPLFVSGPAHTALGDDLARHGLRFCNTDEAVTASIADSGRVTLAYRDPELTAAGFGNEEDGKAYLEALQRFGRNAPVIGGMMGSEIRSAGVVPLLARFFKTNGRRGSEQWLRDLAASGRAYCSREYVGPEVDHLWVPWLLHAGLSPDNASGGFMIPVLAATVHGFGLPVVEGGSARLIEAFRGLLDELGVEVHTGSRVDRIMVEGGRATGVEAAGRRYRARRAVLASVTPTALYGSLLPPDASPAPLRAQARRYRYGRGEMQIHIALSERPKWRDARLNEVPLVHISDGSASTGIARAEAEAGLLPRKPTVVVGQQSLLDPSRVPAGAASLWLQLQEVPYEPLGDAAGELNTADGWTSELAKAYAQRVIDRLDAHTHGLKILGTDVISPADLAAYNENAVGGDPYGGSSELDQSFLWRPLPEAGRHRTCVDGLWHIGASTHPGAGLGAGSGHLVATKLAAQRQRKSN, from the coding sequence GTGCACAACGAAGTCGATGCCGTCATCGTCGGGTCCGGAATCAACGGACTCGTCGCCGCTTCTATGCTGGCGCGATCAGGCTGGAAAGTGGCTCTCCTGGAAAGTAATCCCGAGATCGGCGGCTTCGTCGGGAGTGGTGAGCGCACGGTCCCCGGCTACGTGCACGACACGTTCTCAGCCTGGTACCCGCTGTTCGTGTCGGGCCCGGCGCACACGGCGCTCGGCGACGACCTCGCCCGTCACGGGCTGCGGTTCTGCAACACCGACGAGGCCGTAACCGCGAGCATTGCCGACAGCGGCCGTGTCACCCTGGCGTACCGCGATCCGGAGCTGACGGCAGCGGGCTTTGGCAACGAAGAAGACGGGAAGGCGTATCTGGAGGCGTTGCAACGGTTCGGCCGCAACGCGCCGGTGATCGGCGGAATGATGGGGAGCGAAATCCGCAGCGCCGGAGTCGTTCCACTGCTGGCACGCTTTTTCAAAACCAACGGACGGCGCGGCTCCGAGCAATGGCTCCGAGACCTCGCTGCGTCGGGCCGCGCCTACTGTTCTCGGGAGTACGTCGGTCCCGAAGTAGATCACCTGTGGGTGCCGTGGCTGCTGCATGCTGGTCTGTCGCCGGACAATGCTTCCGGCGGCTTCATGATTCCGGTGCTGGCGGCAACCGTCCACGGTTTCGGTCTACCGGTAGTCGAAGGAGGCTCCGCACGACTGATCGAGGCCTTCCGGGGACTACTCGACGAGTTGGGCGTCGAGGTGCACACCGGATCCCGCGTCGACCGCATCATGGTCGAGGGGGGCCGTGCGACCGGTGTAGAGGCAGCAGGGCGGCGTTACCGAGCCCGGCGCGCCGTGCTGGCGTCGGTCACTCCGACTGCCTTGTACGGGTCGCTGCTGCCTCCGGACGCCAGTCCTGCCCCGCTGCGTGCCCAGGCACGACGGTACCGGTACGGGCGCGGTGAGATGCAGATCCACATCGCCCTGTCCGAACGACCCAAGTGGCGCGATGCACGCCTCAACGAGGTTCCGTTGGTGCATATCTCGGATGGATCGGCGAGCACCGGCATTGCGCGTGCGGAAGCGGAAGCCGGTCTGCTCCCGCGGAAACCGACAGTCGTGGTCGGACAACAATCCCTCTTGGATCCCTCGCGCGTCCCGGCCGGTGCCGCTTCGCTCTGGTTGCAACTGCAGGAAGTTCCGTACGAACCGCTCGGCGATGCCGCCGGCGAGCTGAACACCGCGGACGGTTGGACCTCGGAACTGGCCAAGGCCTACGCCCAGCGGGTCATCGATCGCCTGGACGCACACACCCATGGTCTGAAAATCCTCGGAACGGATGTGATCTCGCCCGCCGACCTCGCGGCATACAACGAGAACGCGGTCGGCGGGGACCCGTACGGCGGCAGTTCGGAGCTGGATCAGAGCTTTCTGTGGCGCCCACTGCCGGAGGCGGGGCGACACCGCACCTGCGTGGACGGTCTCTGGCACATCGGGGCCTCCACCCATCCCGGCGCAGGACTCGGCGCCGGTTCAGGCCACCTGGTCGCCACCAAACTTGCCGCGCAGCGGCAGCGTAAATCCAATTAG
- a CDS encoding IS110 family transposase, translating to MDTSYAVFCGIDVGKGEHHAVGLDPSGGRLYDKALPNDETKLRAVFDGLAAHGPVLVIVDQPNTIGALPVTVARACGHDVAYLPGLSMRRIADLYPGQAKTDARDAFIIADTARTMPHTLRRVDTGDEALAELEVLVGFDDDLAGEATRISNRIRGLLTSIHPALERVLGPRVTHPAVLEILSRCGGPAGIRQAGKRKLTTLAVKHAPRMGARLATEILTALDAQTVTVPGSKAAEIVLPKLADSLKEVLLQRKTIGEDVERMLDDHPLSRVLTSMPGIGVRTAARILLEVGDGSAFKSAGHLAAYAGIAPVTHRSGSSIRGEHPARSGNRKLKRALFLSAFAALGDPTSRGYYDRKRAEGKKHNAALICLARRRCDVLYAMLKNKTLYQPPLTAAA from the coding sequence ATGGACACGAGTTACGCCGTGTTTTGCGGCATCGACGTGGGAAAAGGCGAACATCACGCCGTCGGGCTGGATCCCTCCGGCGGCCGACTCTATGACAAGGCACTGCCGAACGACGAGACGAAGCTGCGTGCGGTGTTCGACGGCTTGGCCGCGCACGGACCGGTCCTGGTGATCGTCGATCAACCCAACACGATCGGCGCCCTGCCGGTCACCGTTGCCCGCGCCTGCGGACACGACGTTGCCTACCTGCCGGGGCTGTCGATGCGCCGCATCGCCGACCTGTACCCCGGACAAGCGAAAACCGACGCCCGCGACGCATTCATCATCGCCGACACCGCAAGGACCATGCCCCACACCCTGCGCCGCGTCGACACCGGCGACGAGGCCTTGGCCGAACTCGAGGTCCTCGTCGGCTTCGACGACGACCTCGCCGGCGAAGCCACCCGCATCAGCAACCGGATCCGCGGACTGCTTACTTCCATCCACCCAGCCCTCGAACGGGTCCTCGGCCCCCGCGTTACCCACCCCGCCGTCCTCGAGATCCTCTCGCGCTGTGGCGGACCCGCCGGAATCCGACAGGCCGGCAAACGCAAACTCACCACGCTCGCGGTCAAGCACGCACCCCGCATGGGCGCCCGCCTCGCCACCGAGATCCTCACCGCACTCGACGCACAGACAGTGACAGTGCCCGGCAGCAAGGCCGCCGAGATCGTCCTGCCGAAGCTCGCCGACTCCCTCAAAGAAGTCCTTCTGCAACGGAAAACGATCGGCGAAGACGTCGAAAGGATGCTCGATGACCACCCTCTTTCCCGAGTCCTGACCTCGATGCCCGGCATCGGTGTCAGGACGGCAGCACGGATCCTGCTTGAGGTCGGCGACGGTTCCGCGTTCAAGTCCGCCGGACACCTCGCCGCGTACGCGGGCATCGCCCCGGTCACCCACCGATCCGGCTCCTCCATCCGCGGCGAACACCCCGCCCGGTCAGGCAACCGCAAGCTCAAACGTGCCCTGTTCTTGTCCGCATTCGCAGCCCTGGGCGACCCGACCAGCCGCGGATACTACGACCGCAAACGCGCCGAGGGAAAGAAGCACAACGCCGCCCTGATCTGCCTCGCCCGACGCCGATGCGACGTCCTCTACGCCATGCTCAAGAACAAGACTCTCTACCAACCCCCACTAACCGCAGCCGCTTGA
- a CDS encoding VOC family protein, whose product MLLDGINHVAWISKDAARLGRFYAEVFDADVGPTRPHGDGDTETMTSIRIGPHTELNIFVIEGNTEAERQTPMWGRGRIDHVGLQAASREAFTAIRQRLIDAGASDGTINDFGTVQSIFFRDPDGLEGEVLVAKSVT is encoded by the coding sequence ATGTTGCTCGATGGGATCAACCACGTTGCGTGGATCTCCAAGGACGCCGCCCGGCTGGGCCGGTTCTATGCCGAGGTGTTCGACGCGGACGTCGGACCTACCCGTCCCCACGGCGACGGCGATACGGAGACGATGACCAGTATCCGGATCGGCCCCCACACGGAGTTGAACATCTTCGTGATCGAAGGCAACACCGAAGCCGAGCGTCAGACGCCCATGTGGGGGCGAGGTCGCATCGACCACGTCGGTCTGCAGGCCGCCTCACGCGAAGCCTTCACTGCGATTCGGCAACGGCTGATCGACGCTGGGGCGAGCGATGGAACGATCAACGACTTCGGCACGGTGCAGAGCATCTTCTTCCGAGACCCCGATGGTCTGGAAGGAGAAGTACTGGTCGCCAAGTCGGTGACCTGA
- a CDS encoding protein kinase domain-containing protein: MADIDPFETQRDATPSVASALHADGFDDAQEIGRGGFGVVYRCTEIALDRTVAVKVLTDSLSTESRERFLREQRAMGRLTGHPNIVNVLQVGVTQTGEPFIVMPYHPEGSLDTRIRQRGPLPLDDVLRLGVKLAGALEAAHDRGIVHRDVKPANVLLTEYGEPALTDFGIAHITGGFETETGIVTGSPAFTAPEVLGGAAPSPASDVYGLGATLFCALTGHAAFERRSGEQLVAQFVRITTEPAPDPREHGVPDDVAAVIEQAMSAVPEDRHPSALALRDALREIQGRRGEPADDVALHTRPPAEQEPMSRGQFHPSALDRARGNLPLDLSSFVGRRHEINEAKSLLVSSRLLTLVGIGGVGKTRLALRVASNIQREYSDGAWLIELDEVHTPSRLVDVVASTLGVRDQPDRSLRETVLDFLSSREVLLILDNCEQVLDAVADLATILLRQNPNVRILATSREPLAVPGEATLRVPPLTAPDPDHEPALQGLPRYDAVSLFTERATTAVSTFALTDANKTAVARICHRLDGLPLPIELAAARLRAMSPEQILQRLSDRYALLTRGSRGAPSRQQTLRLCVDWSYDLCTPAEQLMWARLSVFTGGFELDAAEFVCGEDVEPADVLDSVASLVDKSILIREEQSGMVRFRLLETLRAYGREKAREEGDYHALRRRHRDWFRRLARTAEDEFIGPRQLDWIARLGCEQPNLRDAMDFSLTEGDTEAGLQIATPLMQLWGSRGLLSEARSWLDEFLARHPQRPTIAYIRALYADCLMTEQQGDHHRGAALAEQAGTLAEQCADPTARAIADHADGIVGLFAGDPTRAASSLQRALTVFRQLEDDLALRIECLTLLGLVYQLDKDPDRAIHCYDEVLAITEDHGESVYRSYALWAMAVARFGLGAHNRAVELLEEGLRLARLVDDPVACANCVEVFAWIAGSDDPKRAGTLMGAAEALGRTAGSAAVFVPDLLAYHEECERTARRILTAHAFDAARQRGSAMDLAAAVSYALGESPPSPTGSTLLTKREQQVAELIAEGLTNKAIATRLVISPRTAQGHVEHILTKLGFTSRAQVAAWIVEGRQS, from the coding sequence ATGGCCGATATCGATCCGTTCGAGACTCAGCGCGATGCAACCCCCTCGGTTGCCTCGGCGCTGCATGCTGACGGTTTCGACGACGCCCAGGAGATCGGGCGTGGTGGTTTCGGTGTCGTGTACCGGTGCACGGAGATCGCGCTCGACCGGACGGTAGCCGTGAAGGTGCTCACCGACAGTCTTTCAACCGAGAGTCGCGAGCGCTTCCTGCGGGAACAGCGCGCGATGGGTCGCCTCACCGGCCACCCGAACATTGTCAACGTCCTTCAGGTCGGTGTCACGCAGACCGGCGAACCATTCATCGTCATGCCGTACCACCCCGAGGGCTCGCTGGATACACGTATCCGGCAGCGTGGTCCGTTGCCGCTGGACGACGTGCTGCGCCTCGGGGTGAAGCTGGCCGGCGCGCTGGAGGCCGCCCACGATCGCGGAATCGTCCACCGCGACGTCAAACCCGCGAATGTCCTCCTCACCGAGTACGGTGAGCCTGCGCTGACGGATTTCGGTATCGCACACATCACGGGCGGGTTCGAGACCGAGACGGGAATCGTGACCGGTTCCCCTGCGTTCACCGCACCCGAGGTGCTCGGCGGCGCCGCCCCGAGCCCTGCGTCCGACGTGTACGGACTCGGGGCCACCCTGTTCTGCGCGCTCACCGGCCACGCCGCATTCGAACGGCGCAGCGGCGAGCAATTGGTGGCTCAGTTCGTTCGCATCACCACCGAACCCGCACCGGATCCCCGAGAGCACGGCGTTCCCGACGACGTCGCTGCCGTCATCGAGCAGGCAATGTCCGCCGTGCCCGAGGACCGGCACCCCTCCGCGCTGGCCTTGCGTGACGCCCTACGTGAGATCCAAGGTCGTCGTGGAGAACCGGCAGACGACGTCGCCCTCCACACGCGACCCCCAGCGGAACAGGAACCGATGTCGCGCGGGCAGTTTCACCCGAGCGCCCTGGACCGCGCGAGGGGAAACCTCCCCCTGGATCTGTCCAGTTTCGTCGGACGCCGGCACGAAATCAACGAGGCGAAGAGCCTGTTGGTGTCGTCCCGACTGCTGACGCTCGTCGGCATCGGCGGAGTCGGGAAAACCCGTCTCGCGCTGCGCGTCGCGTCGAACATCCAACGCGAGTACTCCGACGGCGCATGGCTCATCGAGCTCGACGAGGTCCATACCCCGTCCCGGCTCGTCGATGTGGTGGCCTCGACGCTCGGCGTGCGCGACCAACCCGACCGGTCGTTACGCGAAACGGTGCTGGACTTTCTGTCATCGCGGGAAGTGTTACTGATACTGGACAACTGTGAGCAAGTGCTGGACGCCGTGGCCGACCTCGCCACAATCCTGCTGCGGCAGAACCCGAACGTGCGCATCCTCGCGACCAGCCGCGAGCCGTTGGCAGTCCCCGGGGAGGCAACGCTGCGAGTTCCCCCGCTCACCGCCCCCGACCCTGACCATGAGCCGGCACTGCAGGGTCTCCCCCGGTACGACGCCGTCTCACTGTTCACCGAACGGGCTACCACCGCAGTCTCGACGTTCGCGTTGACCGATGCCAACAAGACCGCGGTTGCTCGCATCTGTCACCGATTGGACGGGTTGCCTCTGCCGATCGAACTCGCGGCGGCGCGGTTGCGCGCGATGTCACCCGAACAGATCCTGCAGAGGCTCTCCGACCGTTATGCGTTGTTGACGCGCGGGAGCCGAGGTGCGCCGTCACGCCAGCAGACCCTCCGGTTGTGTGTCGACTGGAGCTACGACCTGTGTACCCCTGCCGAGCAGCTGATGTGGGCGCGATTGTCGGTGTTCACCGGCGGCTTCGAGCTCGATGCCGCGGAATTCGTGTGTGGGGAGGACGTGGAGCCGGCAGACGTGCTGGACTCGGTGGCATCGCTGGTCGACAAGTCGATCCTGATCCGCGAAGAGCAGAGCGGCATGGTCCGGTTCAGGCTGCTCGAGACCCTGCGCGCCTACGGCCGGGAGAAGGCCCGCGAAGAGGGCGATTACCACGCACTGCGTCGTCGACACCGAGATTGGTTTCGCCGGCTGGCCCGCACCGCCGAAGACGAGTTCATCGGCCCCCGGCAACTCGACTGGATCGCTCGACTCGGCTGCGAGCAGCCGAATCTGCGGGACGCCATGGACTTCAGCCTCACCGAGGGCGATACCGAAGCAGGTTTGCAGATCGCCACCCCCCTGATGCAATTGTGGGGGTCCCGCGGACTGCTCAGCGAGGCCAGAAGCTGGCTCGACGAGTTCCTCGCACGGCATCCACAGCGTCCGACCATCGCGTACATCCGAGCGCTGTACGCCGACTGTCTGATGACCGAGCAGCAGGGAGACCATCACAGAGGTGCCGCGCTCGCCGAGCAGGCGGGCACCCTCGCCGAGCAGTGCGCCGACCCGACAGCGCGTGCGATCGCCGACCATGCGGACGGAATCGTCGGGTTGTTCGCCGGTGACCCCACGCGGGCGGCGTCGAGTCTGCAGCGGGCACTGACCGTATTCCGGCAGCTAGAGGACGATCTCGCGCTCCGGATCGAGTGTCTCACGCTGCTGGGATTGGTGTACCAGCTCGACAAGGATCCCGACCGCGCGATCCACTGTTACGACGAAGTTCTCGCGATCACGGAAGACCACGGTGAGTCCGTCTATCGGTCCTACGCGTTGTGGGCGATGGCCGTCGCCCGATTCGGACTGGGCGCCCACAACCGTGCAGTCGAACTGCTCGAGGAAGGACTGCGGCTTGCTCGGCTCGTCGACGACCCCGTCGCCTGCGCGAACTGCGTCGAAGTTTTCGCGTGGATCGCCGGAAGCGACGACCCGAAACGTGCCGGCACGCTGATGGGTGCAGCGGAGGCGCTCGGTCGCACCGCCGGAAGTGCTGCGGTGTTCGTGCCCGACTTGCTTGCGTACCACGAAGAATGCGAACGCACCGCCCGTCGGATCCTCACCGCGCACGCGTTCGACGCGGCCCGGCAGCGCGGCAGCGCAATGGATCTCGCTGCCGCCGTCAGCTACGCGCTCGGCGAGAGCCCCCCGTCACCGACGGGTTCAACCCTCCTGACCAAACGCGAGCAGCAGGTCGCGGAACTGATCGCCGAAGGCCTGACCAACAAGGCCATCGCGACCCGGCTCGTGATCTCACCTCGCACCGCTCAAGGGCATGTCGAACACATACTGACCAAACTCGGATTCACCTCGAGGGCCCAGGTCGCGGCGTGGATCGTCGAAGGCCGACAGTCGTAG
- a CDS encoding winged helix-turn-helix domain-containing protein: MVAALIAYAWCAPYGSACGARTLGYHGRRLTLTHTEYELMRVLVRNVGRVVSREQLLHSVWGYPADARTNVLNMCVSSLRRKLEDQGQPRMIHTVRGIGFVLRPET, translated from the coding sequence ATGGTGGCGGCGCTGATCGCCTACGCCTGGTGCGCGCCGTACGGTTCCGCATGCGGCGCCCGGACACTCGGCTACCACGGGCGTCGACTCACCCTCACCCACACGGAGTACGAACTGATGCGTGTGCTCGTCCGCAACGTCGGGCGCGTCGTCAGCCGCGAACAATTACTGCATTCGGTCTGGGGGTATCCCGCCGACGCGCGCACGAACGTGCTCAACATGTGCGTCAGCTCGCTCCGACGCAAACTCGAGGACCAGGGGCAACCGCGCATGATCCATACCGTGCGCGGGATCGGGTTCGTCCTGCGCCCCGAAACATGA